The DNA window AGTGTGTGGAGTCTCTCTCCAAGGTGCCTGTCTCAGCCCCACCCTGTTTGGCTGCTAAATGCATGTCTTTAACAATCTAAGACATTAATAAGAATGACATAACCTATGTGGGTTTTTTAATGATGCAGTGATTTTCAATAAGATGCTTCAGAATTAtctgtgtgtttacagtgtgtttaTCCAGCTAAATTTATGGAGAAATCAATGCTGAGCTAAGCTAAATGAGCTTTTCCCATAATACAACAAAAGCTTAACATCAGATCTTATGGGAGGAGTGGCGTGTTCCTGTGTAGGAAAAGGGGTTGATGTTTCATAGCCATTGGTTCTGCAGAGGTAATTGGTTTATTGATAGCTGATTCACAGCTCACTGCTGCCCTCTACAGGCTAATGTTTCAGTCAGTTTGCATAATCTctctttttaaaacatcttattaTTACATACAATGAATTAAACACAACAACTTTATTTCTAAACCTAGCAAATAGCTTCTTTTCCTAGATAGACAGCTGACTTCTAAGCAAGCAGAGTGATCAGCACAGAATCATAACTCACAAGTGATCAAACATGCCTGTTGGTGAAGAATCTTAAAATGCTGAAGTCCAGTGTCCTGCAGACATTGGTACAATCCCAGTTTAACCCATCTATCTAATTTTCAGGTCATTCTGAGCACCTTGATAACCTCATTCAGATGTGTTTTGTttgggttagagctaaactcagcatgacactggccctccaggactgtaGTTGAAGAGCCTTAGAATAGAATGTATATTTGTGCGTAGCAtccttttaaatgtttgtatgttACATCTTGTTCTCTCTCAGATGATGGTGAGGCTCGCTGCAGAGAGCTGCATCAGCGCTGTGAGGAGCTGGAGGCTCAGCTGAAGGCTAAAGAGCAGGAAAACACAGAGCTCCTGCGAGATCTGGAGCAGAAGAACGCCATGATCTCGGTGTTGGAGAACACCATCCGTGAGCGAGAGAAGAAGTACCTGGATGAGCTAAAGTTGAAGAGCCATAAATTGGCTGTGCTGTCTGGAGAGCTGGAGCAGAGAGCCAGCACCATTGCCTACCTCACCTCCCAGCTCCACGCTACCAAAAAACGCCTACTCGCTGGTGGGGCGGCAAGTATAAGCCCCTCCGTCAGCCCCATCGGCACTTTCAAACCCACCCCTCCTCCCGTTCCTGCTGCTTCGGGCAACGACAAAGACGTCCGGCAACCCGAGACCCCTCGCAGGCGCATGCGCAAAAGTCTTTCGCAGCCGCTGCACTCTGAATACACAGAGCTGTACCGGTCAGGCGCCACAGACGGCCGCAGGGTGGTACTGAGGGATTCGGTAGATGCCATGCCAGATCCCACACCATTCCTGCAAGCCAGAGAGCCCGGGGCTCCTGTAGAGTCTCAGCCGGTGCTGCGGGAACGCCCCTCTGTAATCCCACCCATTGCTTCTTCAGCCACACCCCCTGCACAATTAAGCCCCGCCCACACCCCTTTGCCCCCTAGTCCCAGGAATAGCCCAGCGCGGGAGGGACCCCATGCCCGTGCTAACGTGCATATAGGAGTGGCGCATCGGATCCACCGTTTGCCCTCAGCAGGTGGAGGTGCAGCCCGGCAACAGGCGGAAGTGGAGACCCTCGCAGTGGACCAGGTCAATGGGGAGCAGGTGGTTCGCAAACGCTCAAGTGCAGACAGAACTGTTTAAGACTGACAAATGGCGCACATTTACACATCCTAAAACagatagtatataaatatagacGTATTAAGACCAATGCAGTATATGCAGAGATCTTTATGactgtgaaaacacacaaacatggatACAGATGCTGAAATCATCAATATATCACCAACAACCTAGTCAATAAACGTATAAAACGCAAACACACACTGCACAATAGCACAGCACAACCCTGGGATATGCTGAACAACACACACTGGCAAGTGAACAAGATTTAGgcaaagactggttttgtgagtgagagaatatgtgtgtgttttaaagggaAAGATGGAGAGACTACGGATGGCAGCAAGAGCTTCTGTATGTCCTGCTGCTTTTTATGCAACACTGTATAAACTAAAATAAGATGTAAAAGACTTTTGTTCATGGTCATTTGAGTAACTACTTTGTCTCACGTCGGTTGAGAAGGAGAACTGTGAGCATGccaattgtttgtttttctttcccatTTGACTTTCAGCAACTTTCTGTTCTTCTTGTCATTGATGTCCTGCTCCGGGTTGACTCAAggtgcaaacacacactcatatattgcCAAATCTCATCATTGCCTGCTGATTTAATGTTCTAATGCATATTCATATCTACTCATATTTATTCATGAGCACTGCAGCTGTACTGGAATCTCCACTCTCCTTCAACTCTCCTTCCCCTTTCATTCACATATCTACAGGCTAATGTGAACAATCCTGCTTTTCCTTATTAAAGACCTACAGCAATCAAAGGTCTCAAAGAGGTCACTTGAGTTTATAATCATGTTTTGCTTGCTTGTATTAATATCTttcaacatatacagtatatataaaaaataagttaaagatGTGTTATACATTGTTTAAGATGAAAAAAGATGCAGCTACAATAATACAAGAAAATTACTCCTACCTACTTCTAAACACAGAATTTAAGTGCTATTTGTTAGGGTTATTTTGCATGTAAAACTCCAAAAGCTTGTCAATATCATGTCCACATCTGAAAATGCAGTCTAATTTTAGGACCAAAGTAATAGTTCATTTAATACAGTCACAATTTGTCCCAGTTATCTAGGATTCCAAATCTAGGATTTCTGACTAAATCAAACCACATTATCACTCACAcagaatgaaaaatgacaaagcaTCAAGTATTTTAggaagtatatttattttatattagcagtacaaaaataatatacatactgaTAAACAGATCTAAGAAGGTGTACAAGCGAAAGCAATGGAATCTTTTCTGTTTAAGACAATCAGCTGCTTGTTAAAGACCTCGGGGAAGTGAGATAGAGAGCGCCCGAGCCCTTTAACAAGATTTGCTCTTGACTCGGCACACTTCGTCAAGCTTATTATGGTTTAACGTGATTTTACCATAAgccttgttttattttgaatgttcgcTGACGTAAATGGAAGGAACAAACAGATTACTTCAATCATTGTGAAGGTTGAAACGGTTCAGTAGAGAACAATCAATGCACATTTGTGTAAAtataaaggaaatatatatatataaattatgctcTGCAGATCTCTTTAGAAGATAAACTACATGCCTTCATCATACAaacatcatatattttaaatgataaaaaactcCATTATTCAGATGAactaaatcatgaaaaaaatctaccttattcatttataaaaaccatcaatctgaagaaaaaaaaattacaggcataTGCTCATCATAACTCTCGCttcagagctaaaaaaaaaaaaaaaaaaaaaaaaaaacccacagaaaCATTGGAAGCTATTTAAAAGTCTATATGTTCAAAATGCCAATCAAGCAAATGTAACCTTTATTTTCCAGCTGTCAGTTTAACACAAAACTTGGGCAGAGATCATGAACATAGGCCTCAGGTGTGATGAAATCCTTGATAGTGGTTTAATTGCTCTTCATTTTTCTtagtgtttgaatgctttaaaatgcttttattttgttagattGTTTTTGTATTGAAAGAATTGACAGATGCAAGAAAGTGCCCAAGACTGACCCATGCCAAGTGCCAAAGTGTCCTTTATGACAGAATGTACCCAAATAAGAATGACATCACGAGTCCAAAAACTGTCACGCAGCTATAAATAGGTCCAGAACTGGCAGCATCTGTGTAATAATCCACATCTGTCTCGTTGTGAACATGATCTCCTGAATGCTCACCACCATGTCCTTCGTGTCCATGTCCATGTCCGTGACCGTGGCCGTGGCCGTGCCCATACCCTGCACCATAGCCTCCATAACCTCCATAGCCATGCCCGTACCCATATCCAGGTCGGGCCAAGGAGCTCAAGCCATGTCCGACCAGCATTCCCCCTAGAGCTCCGGCAGCGGCTGCCCCTGCTACCTTCCCAGCACTGTGTCCCGAGGAGCCTCCAGTATGGACTGGTGGTGCACGGTAATGTCCACCACCTCCTCCCCATCCTGTGCGACCGGAGCTGCTTCCACCCCATCCTCCACCTCGGCCTCCCCCACGCCCAAAGCCCCCGCCCCGACGTGACTGGACCGCAGGAAACATCACAGTCAGGAGTAGCAGGCAGTTCATCAACAAGATGATTTTATATTGAGAGAACATCCTGGAAGATTCTGTGAAAACACAAGGGCAGAGGTTTACTGAAGCCACATGTATTGTGTAGTCTGGTAACAATTAAAGGCTGTGCATGTAAACTCTCTGAAAGCAAAGAGCTAAACATAGTCCAAAAAACCAATCAGTCTTTGACTCATCAGTCACAATGAGATCTGTCTGATTAGTGGACTCAGAGGACAAGGTGTTAGAAGGAAGGATATAGAGAAAGGCAATAATGTCAAGAAAGAGAAATTAGGGAggtc is part of the Cyprinus carpio isolate SPL01 chromosome A8, ASM1834038v1, whole genome shotgun sequence genome and encodes:
- the LOC109074695 gene encoding coiled-coil domain-containing protein 92 isoform X1, whose translation is MASVSVTLENQLHSAQKNLLFLQQDHANTLKGLHAEIRRLQQHCTDLTYELTMRSSDPGDDGEARCRELHQRCEELEAQLKAKEQENTELLRDLEQKNAMISVLENTIREREKKYLDELKLKSHKLAVLSGELEQRASTIAYLTSQLHATKKRLLAGGAASISPSVSPIGTFKPTPPPVPAASGNDKDVRQPETPRRRMRKSLSQPLHSEYTELYRSGATDGRRVVLRDSVDAMPDPTPFLQAREPGAPVESQPVLRERPSVIPPIASSATPPAQLSPAHTPLPPSPRNSPAREGPHARANVHIGVAHRIHRLPSAGGGAARQQAEVETLAVDQVNGEQVVRKRSSADRTV
- the LOC109074695 gene encoding coiled-coil domain-containing protein 92 isoform X2, giving the protein MASVSVTLENQLHSAQKNLLFLQQDHANTLKGLHAEIRRLQQHCTDLTYELTMRSSDPDDGEARCRELHQRCEELEAQLKAKEQENTELLRDLEQKNAMISVLENTIREREKKYLDELKLKSHKLAVLSGELEQRASTIAYLTSQLHATKKRLLAGGAASISPSVSPIGTFKPTPPPVPAASGNDKDVRQPETPRRRMRKSLSQPLHSEYTELYRSGATDGRRVVLRDSVDAMPDPTPFLQAREPGAPVESQPVLRERPSVIPPIASSATPPAQLSPAHTPLPPSPRNSPAREGPHARANVHIGVAHRIHRLPSAGGGAARQQAEVETLAVDQVNGEQVVRKRSSADRTV
- the LOC122145937 gene encoding glycine-rich cell wall structural protein-like; this translates as MFSQYKIILLMNCLLLLTVMFPAVQSRRGGGFGRGGGRGGGWGGSSSGRTGWGGGGGHYRAPPVHTGGSSGHSAGKVAGAAAAGALGGMLVGHGLSSLARPGYGYGHGYGGYGGYGAGYGHGHGHGHGHGHGHEGHGGEHSGDHVHNETDVDYYTDAASSGPIYSCVTVFGLVMSFLFGYILS